TGAGCGAAACCTCCGACACTCCTGCAAAGCTTGAAATGCCTGACGTGCCGGACACCACTGCAGGTGTAAAAGGCTCAGCGAAAGCAGATTCACCTGCCTCACCGAACAAGAGAGAAGCAGCGGTGCCAACTGACCAAGCTGCCAAGTCCAAAACAGCTGATCAGGCATCGAGCATTGATCAATCCGCGAAAGCTGCCACAGCCGACAAGCCAGTGAAGGCAGAGAAAGCTGCCAAATCAGCGGATGCCGGTCAATCCGCAAAGCCAGCCAAAACAGACAGCGCAGATCAACCGCCTAAGCCCGCAAAACCAGCTCCAAAGCCAAAACCGGAGGACAAGCCCTTTGCAGAGTTCATCCAGGAAAATCTGCTGCCTTCACTGAGCAAATCCTTGACTGAACGTGAACAAGCACCGATCAGTCTTGAGCTCGTTGAAGGAGAACGACCTGTGGTGGGTGGTCGATGTTGGATGATTCAAGGCGAATTGCCCGCAGGACGGCGGTTCTGGCTTTGCTTTGAATCCGATGCGATCACATCTGGCAAGACCATTGTCCTCGCTGAATCCGGTTCAGACCCAAGCCTGCTGGAATCCTTCTTGATTGATGAGAAACGCATCAACCAGGCCTTGTTGGAATCCCGTTTACTTCAACGCCTAAATGGGCAGAAGTGGTTCGGAGGCAACTGAACCAATGGGTTACACCAAGCCCCGACTGGGCCTGGACTCCATTTACGATGGAGACAACACACGTTGGATCTGATGGTGCCTCCCACCGCTGTGAATGACACGAAATCCGGGGGTCCCGGCGTCTCCGTCAAAGATCCAGTCAAGGACACGATCCTCACTCCACGCTTCTACACAACAGACTTTGAAGCCATGGCGGAGATGGATCTCCGCCCTAACGAAGCAGAACTCGAGGCTATTTGTGAGGAGTTCCGCAAGGATTACAACCGTCACCACTTCGTGCGCAACGAGGAGTTTGACGGTGCTGCCGACAAGCTCGACCCTGACACGCGCCGTGTGTTCATCGAGTTTCTTGAACAGAGTTGTACTTCCGAGTTTTCTGGTTTCCTTCTTTACAAAGAACTAAGTCGTCGTATCAAGGCTCGCAATCCTCTTCTTGCTGAATGCTTTGGACATATGGCTAGGGATGAAGCCAGGCATGCTGGTTTTCTCAACAAGTCCATGAGTGATTTTGGGCTTCAGCTTGATCTTGGTTTTCTTACTGCAAATAAGAAATATACGTTTTTCAAACCTAAATTTATTTTCTACGCCACCTATCTTTCTGAAAAAATTGGTTATTGGCGCTATATCGCTATTTTTAGACACCTTGAAAAAAATCCCGAGAGTAAAATCTTCCCTATCTTTAATTTCTTTGAAAATTGGTGTCAAGATGAAAATCGACACGGAGACTTTTTTGACGCTCTCATGAAGTCTCAGCCTGAAACCGTTCGTGGACTTCGTGCACGGCTATGGTGTCGTTTCTTTTTACTTGCAGTTTTTGCAACGATGTACGTGAGAGATGTAGCTCGAAAAGAGTTTTACGAAGCTCTCGGGCTGGACGCACGCGAATATGACCGGATGGTGATTGATAAGACCAATGAAACATCAGCTCGTGTGTTCCCCGTCGTTCTTGATGTTAAAAATCCGCGTTTTTACGAACGCTTAGAGAACATCATTATCAACAATGAATCTTTAGAATCTGTTGATCAAAGTTCTTCCCCAGCTCCTATCAAATTTGTTCGCAAACTTCCACACTGGTTTGCTAACGGAGCACAAATGGCTTCTCTGTTCCTGATGGCACCTGTTCGCAGTGAAAACTTCCAGCCCAGTGTGCGCTGATGCAGTCAACCCTTCAAAAATCTTTGGTTGGATTCAATGATCTTGATCCAGACCATCACCCTTGGCGTCAGCGCCTCGACTCTCTGCTGAATTTGGGCGTCAGTGCCGGAGCAGATCTCGTCGAAGTATTCCTTGAACGTACTGATCATCTCGGCGTTCTTGCAGAGCAGGACAAGATCACAAGTGTGGGTCCCTCATTTGGTATGGGAGCTGGTATTCGAGTGTTTCGGGCTGGTCGAGATGGTTTCGTCAGTACCAACGATCTGAGCGATCAAGGTCTGGAAGAAGCTCTTCAGCAGGCTCTGGCCATGCTTCAGCTCAGTACATCCACGCTGGCTTCACCAGGCGCATTTGATGGGCTTGGTCCACTTCGCAACTTCGGCTCTTCCAAAAACGATTGGTTGGACGGCACACCTGACCTCGTCACGATTACTCAACGTCTTCTTGAAGGAACGCATTGTTTGGAGAAGCGCGGGCAACATCTCGACGTCCGTCGAGGCAGCTTTGCTCGCGACTGGCAAGAAGTACTCGTGGCCGCAAGCGATGGGACGTTTGCCCGAGACATCAGGCTGCACCAGTCCAGTGGTTTGAGTGTGCTCGCTGCTGATGGTGAACATCGTTCCAGCATCGCCCGTCGTTACGGAAGCACCGATCGTCCTGACGATTTGTGCAACTGGAATGTTGATGCCTCTGCTCAGGAGGTCTGTGACACTGCTGCCAAAATGCTTCGCGCTGATTACGTCGACGGTGGCCAAATGCCCGTTGTCCTCGCCAACCGATTTGGCGGTGTCATTTTCCATGAAGCCTGCGGCCACTTGCTTGAAACCACCCAGGTGGAGCGTGGTTCCACACCTTTCGCCGACAGCATCGGTGAAAGCATCGCCCATTCAGCTGTTACCGCGATCGATGAAGGCATGAGTGGCGGTGCTTTTGGGTCCATCTCCATGGATGACGAGGGAATGGAACCGCAGAGAACCGTTCTGATTAAGGATGGAATCTTGCAATGTTTTCTGAGCGACCGTGCAGGTGAAATGCGCACGGGTCATGCACGCACTGGCAGCGGTCGTCGACAGAGTCACGGGTTTGCTGCAGCCAGTCGCATGCGCAACACCTACATCGACGCTGGTCCGCACAGCATCAATGAACTCATCAGCTCGGTTGACCACGGTCTGTATTGCAAGTCCATGGGTGCCGGCAGTGTTGGGGCAACCGGTCAATTCAACTTTTCTGTTGAAGAGGGTTACCTGATCAAAAATGGTGAACTCGGTCAACCCGTCAAAGGCGCCACTCTGATTGGTGATGCCAAAGAAGTCATGCCCAGGATCTCGATGTGCGCTGATGATCTTGAGCTAGCTGCCGGTTACTGCGGATCCGTCAGCGGCAGCGTATTTGTAACCGTGGGTCAGCCCCACGTGAAAGTGGATTCGATCACTGTGGGAGGTCGTTGATCATGCCTAACGAACCACTCAATATCAACTCGCTACAGGATCAACTTCAGTCCCTGGCACGGCGTGAAGGAATCACAAAATGGGATCTCGGCGCCAGTCGAAGCAACAGTTCTTCTGTTCAAGTCGATCGAGGTGAGGCCAAACAATTAAAAGCTGCTCAACGCAGTTCGATCACCATCCGAGTGTGGAACCAACAAGGATTAGTCGGCATCACAAGCACGTCTGATCTTTCCAATTCAGGTCTGGAAAAAGCGCTAATGGGTGCGCAGCAGGCCAGTCATTTCGGTAATCCAGATGATGTTCCTGGTTTTTCCCCCCTCGCCACTGCTCCTCAACCAGATCTTCATCGTCCACTTCAGAACGCTCAAGGAATTCAGAGCCTATTGAATCAACTTCTTGATGCTGAAAAGGAGCTTTTGAGCCGGCATCCGGCCATCGGCACTCTTCCCTACAACGCCATGAACGAGGGCAGTAGTGAACGCATTTATCTCAATAGTGAAGGTGCACTGCGCCAAGCTCAGCGCACTCAGGCAAGTATTTTCCTGATGGCACGCGCAGAAGAAAGCGGTCGCAAACCTCGGAGCGGGGGAGCCGTTCGACTTGCTCTAGGCAGCAGCGATCTCGACCTGGCGGGATGCATTGATGAAGCGGCAGAACGCACCATCAGCCATCTGAACTATCAGCCAATCGATACCGGGCGCTACCTCGTCTGCTTTTCGCCAGAAGCTTTTCTGGATCTGATCGGTTCCTTCAGCAGCATGCTCAATGCAAGAGCCGTTCTAGATGGTGTGAGTCTGAGCAAAGCTGACTCAATCGGCGAAACTCTTGCTGTTCCTTTCTTCAATCTCACTGATAACGGATTGCATCCTGCCCACCTCGGAGCAATGCCCTTTGATGGAGAGGGCACGC
Above is a window of Synechococcus sp. BIOS-U3-1 DNA encoding:
- a CDS encoding DUF2996 domain-containing protein; this translates as MKAEKAAKSADAGQSAKPAKTDSADQPPKPAKPAPKPKPEDKPFAEFIQENLLPSLSKSLTEREQAPISLELVEGERPVVGGRCWMIQGELPAGRRFWLCFESDAITSGKTIVLAESGSDPSLLESFLIDEKRINQALLESRLLQRLNGQKWFGGN
- the acsF gene encoding magnesium-protoporphyrin IX monomethyl ester (oxidative) cyclase, which translates into the protein MVPPTAVNDTKSGGPGVSVKDPVKDTILTPRFYTTDFEAMAEMDLRPNEAELEAICEEFRKDYNRHHFVRNEEFDGAADKLDPDTRRVFIEFLEQSCTSEFSGFLLYKELSRRIKARNPLLAECFGHMARDEARHAGFLNKSMSDFGLQLDLGFLTANKKYTFFKPKFIFYATYLSEKIGYWRYIAIFRHLEKNPESKIFPIFNFFENWCQDENRHGDFFDALMKSQPETVRGLRARLWCRFFLLAVFATMYVRDVARKEFYEALGLDAREYDRMVIDKTNETSARVFPVVLDVKNPRFYERLENIIINNESLESVDQSSSPAPIKFVRKLPHWFANGAQMASLFLMAPVRSENFQPSVR
- a CDS encoding TldD/PmbA family protein codes for the protein MQSTLQKSLVGFNDLDPDHHPWRQRLDSLLNLGVSAGADLVEVFLERTDHLGVLAEQDKITSVGPSFGMGAGIRVFRAGRDGFVSTNDLSDQGLEEALQQALAMLQLSTSTLASPGAFDGLGPLRNFGSSKNDWLDGTPDLVTITQRLLEGTHCLEKRGQHLDVRRGSFARDWQEVLVAASDGTFARDIRLHQSSGLSVLAADGEHRSSIARRYGSTDRPDDLCNWNVDASAQEVCDTAAKMLRADYVDGGQMPVVLANRFGGVIFHEACGHLLETTQVERGSTPFADSIGESIAHSAVTAIDEGMSGGAFGSISMDDEGMEPQRTVLIKDGILQCFLSDRAGEMRTGHARTGSGRRQSHGFAAASRMRNTYIDAGPHSINELISSVDHGLYCKSMGAGSVGATGQFNFSVEEGYLIKNGELGQPVKGATLIGDAKEVMPRISMCADDLELAAGYCGSVSGSVFVTVGQPHVKVDSITVGGR
- a CDS encoding TldD/PmbA family protein yields the protein MPNEPLNINSLQDQLQSLARREGITKWDLGASRSNSSSVQVDRGEAKQLKAAQRSSITIRVWNQQGLVGITSTSDLSNSGLEKALMGAQQASHFGNPDDVPGFSPLATAPQPDLHRPLQNAQGIQSLLNQLLDAEKELLSRHPAIGTLPYNAMNEGSSERIYLNSEGALRQAQRTQASIFLMARAEESGRKPRSGGAVRLALGSSDLDLAGCIDEAAERTISHLNYQPIDTGRYLVCFSPEAFLDLIGSFSSMLNARAVLDGVSLSKADSIGETLAVPFFNLTDNGLHPAHLGAMPFDGEGTPTRALPLIREGCLENFLHSEATARHFGVDPTGHAGMGAKVSVGPDWFEISCTPSITTGADQLDHTTTSDTFVLIDSLSALHAGVKASQGAFSLPFDGWLVKGGERISVEAATVAGDIRELLRSIVHLEPEAVVTHEGVSPYVWVDGLAITGEA